TATTTTTATAAGGCTTATTCTTTGTGCTTTTGATGACAATGAtgaagggtaaaaaaaaacaccaccatTCGAGTCTGAGAGGAGGAACTCTACATAAACACCATGAGGCTCTAGTTTGACTGAGCCTGACTCGTCCTCTTCTCCAGTTTGATCCAGATGCCCTTCTCTGGTCGGAGGATCAGCTCGCCGATCGGCTGAAGATCCTCTCGTTTCTGACAAGCTTCCACGCTGAAGCGCCGCAGAATGGATGACAAAACCACCTTCTCCTCCATAATTGCAAAACGCTGACCTGAggacacaaacattaaacagcCTCTCTCAAATCAAAGTATGTatagaaatatgtattttatttttgaccaATCTTTATTAAGAGCATGGTCTTTTAGTTTGAGAAGAGGAGTTATTGATTTCAAGTTCAGATTGTGaaatgctttcactcaaaaccctgcaaTCACACTCACATAGGCCCTTCTTGTGCTtggatttgctctgcttgtgctctaATTGTGCGCATGCACtcagatatttagttttttatctttAGCGTGGCTTTATTTGAAATTATATTTCTATTCTATTGTCTATTCTAgtttcttgaaaagctctacaCGAATAAAAATGtactattatgttttcatctgagtgcaagtttgagcacaagcagaagcAAATCTAAGTATAAGCAGGGGCTATTTGAGTGTGAGCACAGGGTCTTGAGTGAcagcattaaaaaaatctaaacgtGGAATCAACAAGTCCCactctcaaactgaaagtcCTTGCTCATGAatagagaaaaaaattataatatcaaGAATCAAAACAAAGGCAGTTACTTAGTAAATAACTCTTTCATCTTCTTACCGATACAGTTGCGGAGTCCAGCGGAGAAGGGGATGTACGCGTATGGAGGCCGTCCGACCGAATTCTCAGGCAGGAAGCGCTCGGGCCTGAACTCCTCGGGTTCGGGGAAGTATCGCGGGTCTCGGTGAAGAGCGTACGTGACGATGATTGCGTTGGCACCTTGGGGAATCTTGAAGCCATCtacaagtaaaaacaaaacgtgATTAAGAAAACTGACGTAAGATGTCCAAATACGAGAGGAAGGAATTAATTTTTAAATCCTATTTTTCATAAACTTCAGTAAAGTTTTTGTTAAGGATGCTATGAAACATTGTAATCACAAAATTAGTtgctgtgtggggggggggaatgtttcAAGTAATGACGCCATATGATTTCACAGAAACTGAGCCCTTAAACTTTACTTCAGAGATATAACAGCCACTGAATTGTGTAGgatgaattttttttaagaatacagattcaaaataaaagacacaaatattgtccACGTTGACATATCAACAAAACAAGTAtagaaacacagattttttttttttcaatgatttcaTCTGAGCTCGGGCGTTCCAAACTCACCATTTCTTTTCAGACTAAATTCTCAAATTACTTTTTAACCAAATAATTTCAACAAGAACTGGCTTTCCATCAACAAACTCACAATGCTCAGCTACcaaattacattttgaaatccacattatattatttatttcataaacagcatgaaataaataatataacaaaTGAAAGTTTCATAGTGATACTCACTGATGTGGCAGTCCTCACAGATGCGCCGGGCGAAGAAAGGCACAGAGGGAAACAGTCGCAGGGCCTCCTTGATCACACACTCCAGGTATTTCAGCTTCTTCAGGTCCTCGGCGTTCGCGGCCCGCTCAGATGTACCTTTGCACATTAAACAGGAAATACTGTTAAagtgcaatatatatatatataaacaaaacaaagtcagACAGCTGTTAATTACTTTAAGCTCAAGTTTCCTGTTCTTGACCTTTCTCCTACTTTAATGTGCTCTTGCCTCCAAGATAGATAAGAGTATAGAAGTACTACACCCTATGTATATATTGTGTTGAGGTGATAAGACCCAAGTTCAAGGGCAGTAATCTAAAGTGCATGGTGCAGGGGCATCAAACCCACTTTCACCAGTTTAACAATAGAGTTTTCCAAGTGGTCGAAAAGTCGAGGGTGTGTAACATTCAGTGGACCAATCAGAGCGCCTTATTCCATTCCCTTTATGACCCAAGCGTGCATGCACCCGATTGCTAGAGAGAAAACGACATGTAACCGCCTATAGGCATGTGACACTCtctagataataaataataagcaGTAAAATACAGCGCTGTTTATAACAATTTTTAAGGCGAGTTTACAAATAATTTAAAGTCAAGGGGAAAATTCATTTAAGTAAGTTGATTGTACTTTCAGATAaactaatgatttatttttggaTCAGTCTGGAAGTAGCAAAGACAATAGCATCTACTGTAACTCTACACCGCTTCGCATCAGTGTAATATTAGGCCACATCACTGCAGTCAGTTTTATAGCTTTTCTTGGAGGAACTAAATTCTCAAGCTGTTATGGGGAAAAGGCCAAAGCTTGCCTCATGGAAAATGTTCTGATAAATCTACAGAGGAGTGGAAGCAATTCATTTTTTCTTGACATGTTTTATAGAGCTATTATCCCAGTGTGAAAAAATCCCTTAACCTGTACAGAGCAAAGGAGACCAAAGGCCTCCGGgcaggaaaacacaaatgatgtCATGAAGAAGATGTAACTGTTACCGAACACTTCCTGCAGCTCTTGCTGAACTTTGCTGAGCGCCTCAGGGTGGGAGCCCAGCAGATGTAGGCACCAGTTCATGGAGGCGGCTGTGGTGTCATGACCCTGCAAAAATAAAGATAGAACGAGTTACAGCCTTGTCATGTTATCACGTCATGAAGATGTCGTGGTCATTACATAAACAACGAATCCACATGTCAAACAGATGATAATATATCCATCTGGAGTTTCAGGTTCTGCATTCACACTCATTTGATCATTTTGACGTTGTATTTTGATCGTGCAAGATATTAATTGGTGCACctgaaatacttttttctcCAGTTTCCTTTGTGACCACTGACCTCGAACATGAAGGTGTCCACTTCCTCTTGAATGTCCTGGTGGCTCATCTTGTTACCGTCCTCATCTTCGGTCTTCAAGAGCATGTCCAAGAAAGCCTGGCGTTTCTTTTTGCCGTTCTCAGGTTTGCTGTCTGGCTCGGCCGAGGAAATGTTCTCTGCTCTTTCATGGATCACCTGAGAAGAGAATTCAACAAAGCGTTATTCTGATATTGTTCAtctacagaaataaaaaaagaatgtcaacCCATTATTCCATTACTCACTTTGTTTGTAAAAGAGTGCAGAATCTTGAGATTCTTGTCGTGCTCCCGACCTTCACCAAAGAAGTTGTACACAATGTCCGACCAGAACCAAGGCTTCCTCTGTCTGCGGCTGACGACGTCACTCATTCTGAATGTGCACCCAAGAAGGTCATGTTAAAGATGACAGATATTAAAGCAAAGTATCAGATAATTTATGAATTAGAACGGAAATGAAAACCACTCACTTGTACACACTTTCAACATATTCTGAATTCGAGTTGCTCTGGGCGTAGATTTTCTTTCCCATTGCAGTTTCTGAAATAACATTGTTGAAAGAAAAGGACAAATCCAGCTTAAGATCCTTGTCCTTTCTCGTTAATACGCTTTATACGAGGTTAAAGGACAATTCAATAAGTTCATTTTCCGTCCACCCACCACAGATAATGTCCAGAGCGCAGAGAGTGACGTGGCTGAAGCAGTTGAAGGAGCCTTTCCCGGCCtgtttctccagcttctccacCAGGACCTCCGCCTGCTCGTTCATCACCTCCAAGAAGTCTGTCAGGATGGAGAAGTGGAAGGTGGGCGTCAGCATCTTCCGCCGCTGACGCCACTTCTTCCCGGTGCTGAAAGGAAGAGGACAACAGATCAAAATGGGTTTGAGGTTTGAGAGAGAACACAAGGAACATTGGATATATTCCTCGTAAAAAACTGCAAAAAGATGCGAGAAGGCCAAATTAACTTAATGAATTTagtgaaatgaaatgtgaacattgcagagaataatttataatttctTAGTGACCTCAGTTAAGGGATAATTTTCAAGTATTAAACTTGTAAACCTGAACATGAGCAGAATATCTCATCTTCTTCAACATTGTTAGGTACATACCTGGTAAGAAGGCCAGTTCCAAGCCAAGGGTGGAGGAATTCATATATATAAGCTTTTTCCATATGGGTTGAGTTATTCAGGAGTGTCTACaaacaaaatgtcatattttaatTGGGAAAACATATAGCACAAGATCAGGAAAATGTATATTACTGTCGTTATTACAGTTGGGCCATTCAATAGATGTATTCATAGTTACTTATCAACCATATCTTAGAGTGTAGCCATTGATTGCTTCCTTTAAGTCAATACATGGGGAGGTTGGGTTTTACTACTGGAATACTCAGTTGTAGCAGTTATGAACAATACAGTGGCTGCAGGCTGAGCATCAGCAGAGCTCCAAATTCAACAAGGTGACAAGTTGTCATTTAACGTGTGAGTTGttgacatcctctgcccatGACACTCGACTAATGTGATgagaaagtataaaaaaaatggaaaacactACTCAGGACGGACAGAGGTGCAACAGAAGCTGCGTGtaacagcacatcaacaaaacatCTATATTAAAAGACAGTGTCTAACATGAATGGGCAGGTGTATCATCGTTTAAAGCTTATTATAACCCCCAAAAAGTGACATATTTAGAGAAATATAAGATAAGGCGTGTGGACCACTGTACAAACCATGTGGTGGATCATCATACCTCAACAGTGTTCGCGTGATACAGGATCACGAACGGCACCGGGCCGATCCAGATCTTGAACAGAGGTTTGTCATAGAAATCACGGGTGAATTCCTCAATTTGGCGGAAGAACTCTGAAACAGAAAAACTATTGTGAACCTGAAGAAAGGGAGCATTCCAACACCGTTATGTAACTGGGCCTAATGGTCTAGCTGCCCAGCAACCAGTGCAGCCAGGCTCCTGTAGCAGCATGCTGATCGTTCTCTTACCTCCCGAACTGGATTTCAACTCCAGTGCGTTTCCGATGAAGGGGTACGTGGCCGGCAACTCGGGGATCGGCTTCATCTCGATCCATTTGTGCAGGTAACCGCTGAGCAGCTTGTAGGTGATGTAGGTGAGAGCAGCCAGGAAGACGCTGACTCCCACTAAGGGAATCATGGAGCCACCAAGTAAGGCTGCCATTCTCCAGCAGTGTATACGAACagattatgtgtatgtgtgtgtatgtgtgcatgtgtcctgTTGTGCCCTGCCTTCTTTATATAGAGGCAGTGACGCGTTGTGCTGCCTCtactcctccttccctctgatGCAAATTCAATGAAAGCTCAACAGGGTCAAGGGAAGCCCCCGCCTTCACTGCCCTGTATGGCGCCAACACAGTTTAGACAATGTTGCAGTGTGTTGAAAATGGGAATAGGAGACACGTTGCATCAGCGATAGGAGAGAGATCAAAAAGAAGAAGCTCCTCAAATGTGCAAAATCAtaagtggaatgtaaatattGTCTCAAATTATGCAACAGAGATGTTAattattcaccacatttcaGAGGAGCTGCCCTCGCACAGCCTCTGTCCCACTtattctgcctgtgtgtgtttttctttttcccaggTCAACATCCACTCAAGTCACATCTAACCTGATAAGTTACTGAGTAGCAGCCTTATCTCAGCTTTTGGCCAATCGAATTTATTTTATACTTTGAACAGGTTTCACAACAGTTATTAGAAATAACAATATTATAGAAGTTTGGggttattttttgttgttttactaTTTATTATTCCTAAAGTTATTATCATTTCACATGTATACTCAATGATGACCTCCGCCaaggtggttatgttttcacccctgtacttcggtgtggatccggatcagTGGGCAGATCCAGCAGTGGTTTTATCACTTTCTTGTGCAGattgaaataaaaatgcagATATAGtgaatttaagttttgtggtttcacaaggggactgttgagccttgggCAGTGGTATGTACTTTCTGAGAGCCATTCCAGTTGAGCACTCATTTACTGTCTATACGTTCAATATGTCATTCCAATGATGTACATAAAACAAATCTGATGATgtataattattgtttttcagcTGTCTCCTCGTTTTGAGGCCATGGGACGTCTGTGGTCCTGCAACACTGACCTGATGATACACCATCACTTCACCACCACAAACCATCAGGGTCGTTGGAGGTTTTAAGGCCATGTgctctcatgtatttttttgtatttttagtcGTTTATTTAGTGTTATTGAGTGTAAAAGACTTAAACATTTAGACTATAGcatgtttaaatatgaaaacgtgtagaaatagaaaatagaaaatcaaattaaatgatgACAACGCTATTCTCTGTAAAGAGTATTTTTGTCAGAACACTTCCAAGTTTTATTTAGTATTTGTACAGGAATGCTGTAGTTTCTCACTacaaccactagatgtcagaaTGACAATATTTAATCTGACTGAAGCAGACGATACCGCTCAGATTATAAAACTTTCAATGagtattttaatttattaaggTGCCATTGACTTTTattcaaagaagaaaacacttccTGTACCGGTGGTACTCCCCCTGTTcgagatattttttttaataaattatttacattacattgagcttgtttaaaaacaattctggagaacatttcattttgcttttagtatTTTCCTTGAACAAgcaaatattaatacaaaaaaacaccaaacaccAAATGTTATCATATatagtatatgtatatatcatatatacagtgtgtatatatacatatactatATCTGTCTTAATGACAACTACTCCATACATaattaaaaaaggacaaaataatGAGCAACTTTCAGCAATTGGATATAACCGGACAAACTTATTATTGTCTATTAAAGCAAAACGGTCAGTCCCTAAATCTGTTGGTCATGCCAAGTGCTATGAGGAGTTTCTGGCGAAAGGCCGGCACCCTGTCCTTATCCTCGGGCCAATCCAGGATACAACACGGTCGCAACATGCCCCTGCGGAGGTAGAGTGTGCGGGATAACTTGTAGtcgtgcacatcctgcaggaaGACCAGAACCACAGAGTCCCTGCTGGCCTCAATCACCTGGTGCAGTGCTTGTTGGGCTTTGAATCTGGGGAGGACAGAAGTGGGTGGGGATGCAGAGGGACAAATATGAGAGCTTACTCTGATGCAAATATACAGCActaatacaaaattaaagaaaatgtattaaatcaaAGTTTGCTTTACTGTCTACACCAGGGATCCCTGAGAAGACTTTCAGTGACGACAAACACGATTTTCCTGGACCTCTTCATGTTCTCCATGATGGACTGGAGCACCGACACCCCAGCGACTGCATCTCGATCCTCCAAATAAAACTTGCAGTTTTCATTCTCCAGGGGGACCATCTCCCTCTCCACCCATCTGGTGTCCCTCTCCGCATGTATGATGTAAGCGTCAAACTCAAATTCCCTGCCCTCTTCGACACTGGCATTGCTAAATCCCAACGTGCGACTGACCAGTACGTTCCAGTAAAACTGAATCCTCCAGCCGTGGAACCGCACCAACAGGGCTGTTACCATAAGCATCAAGACAGTGGTGCTGCTCAGTAGGTAAAGAGCATAAAATGGGGTGTTGTCTCTGCAGGAGAGGGTGTCAAAGTGCATGATTGAGTGTTTAAAGTACGCGAGTGGAGTGTTGCACATATACTGGTCGCTGAGGTCTGGCACACTGGTCGTGTTTGTGCTGTTCAACCATGTCACAAACCACAGGATGCTCTCACACGTGCAGTCAAAGGGATTTTTGTCCATGACGAGTAGGCTGAGTTTTCTCATGGGAGTTCTGAACACTTCAGGCTTCACAGCTGTGATCATGTTCTTCTGTAAACGCAAGATCTGCAGGGACTTCAGATCGTCGAACACAGAGTCCTTGAGACTGTCGAGGAGGTTGTTTGAGAGGCTTAGCTCCCTGAGGTTTGTCAAACCTCTCAGCGCCTCCTGTGGGATCTCATCCAGCCCGTTGTTGTCCATCCATAAGGTCGTCAACATCTCTGCCCCTTTAAGATACAACACCGGCCCACCTGGGTTGGCGTCCTTCCACAACCGCGCCAAGTTGTTGTGTTGGAGCTTCAGCACCTTCAGGTTCCCAAGGCCCTTTAACATACTCTCTCTGATGTTCGCGATGTTGTTGTTACTGAGATCCAGGTAGGTGAGGTTGGACAGGGACTGGAATGGCGATGGATCCAGGTTCAAGGTTGTGCTGTTCAGACTTTTCCCCAAAGTCAGGACCCTCAGATTGGGCACATTGATGAAGGAGGCGGAGTTCAGCTGGATTTTCCAGTGGTTGTTGGACAAGTGAATCTCCTGAATCTGACCCAAGCCTTCAAACTCTTTTCCATTGAGAGTTTGTTGTATGAAATTAAAATCTAGAAGAAGAGTGGTGAGGTTTCTCAAAACGGAGAAGCTTCTAGGATTTATGTGTGCCATAGCTGTTGCTGTGAGATTTAGTCTTCTGAGAGGCGATCCGGCAAGTGACAATAAGGTTTTGTCTGAGATACTTCGGAGCGATATGCAACTACACCAGCTCATATCAAGCTCTTTAAGACTCGTCAAGCCTGTAAACGTGTGTTCTGTGATTTCGCGAAGTGCAGTGTGCTGTAACATTAAACTCTCCAGGGCGCTTAACATTTGGAAAGAGAAATCGTCGATTATCGGGGTGGCAGAGGCTTGACTTTTCACCAGGGCTTTTGTCATTGTGAGTTTTGTCAAACTCTTTAGCCCCTGAAACGTGGCCTTTGTCACGTGCTTGATCTTGTTGTCGGTCAAAACTAGAGCCTGAAGTCTGGGGAGCCACCGAAACGTTCCTTCCTCTATTTTACCCAAGCTGTTCTGGGACAGATCCAGAAAGGTTAGATTTGCTTTCTGCAGCCCTTCAAAGGTCATGTTTGGGAGTGTGACCAGATTCATCTTCTGTAGAGACAAGGCATCGATGGATGTCGCCGACAGCTCCGAGCAGAGTTTGGAAAGAACATGAACGCCCATTTTGCTCCCATCCAGGATTAAAGTATGCAGCCCTGAAATGGACTGAAGGCAACCAGGCTCCAactgcaggaaaacaaaacagagatctTGCGGTGAGACgaaaaaagggaaacaaaacacaccACTGAAACCAAGGCGCTACAACAAGTCTACTTCTGGTTTGGACAGCTCAATTTCATTTCCCATTTCCAGGCTAGTTTCTTACCGTCTTCAGAGGCACGGACGAGAGATTGAGGACTTGGAGAAGGGCTGAATTTTCAAGGAAAGAGAAGTCGTCTTTCTTCAGTGCGGTGAAGTCGTTGAACGCCAGATTGAGCGTCACCAGGTTGGGCAGCTGAGGCTGAGAGCTGAGCTTGGCCGACACCAGTTTGTTCATGGAAACATCAAGAGATTTCAGATTCTGAAAGGTGAATAAAGACAAAACAGTTACTGAACTGAATTGAATCCCCGAAAAGTGACCCATTGGTGTTATGGAACCTGTACCTTTAGTGCGGAGAAGGGCTCCCCCTGTAGCTTGAGCCTATTACTCGCCATATTCAACCATATCAGGCTCGTACAGTGACTCAGATCCGCCTCCTTCAGCAGGTGCACTTCGTTGTGTTTGGTGTTCAGCGTCTGCAGGAGCGGCAGCGTCTGGCACAAACCCTCGTCCAGCTTGGTGACACTGTTGTAGCTGACGTCGAGGTGGAGGAGCCCCTGGTAGGGGCTGAGGGACGCAGGGGGAATCTTCAACAGTCGGTTGTGGGACATGTCCAGGCTGGAGATGTTCCCCGGCAGGTAAGGAGGGATGGCACTGAGGCTGAGGTGGCTGCAGTCCGCTCTGCCGTCTTGCACTTGGCAGGACGTCTTCTTCTGATAGGCCAAGCAATGCTGCGGCCTCGTCAGAAAATAGCATCCGATGACGATCCATGTGAAGTGGAGGGAACGAGGGGAACACATTGCTTCAAAAACCTATGGAAAGAATAGAGTCAAATCTCAAGACAGCACAATATGAACAATCAAGACATTGTCCTATCTTAAAGTGAatcactgtaaaaacaaaagtttgaaataacTCGACTTAGTCTGATTTCTAGTGAACAAAGTATATTGAATGGCTTTGTGACTCAGCTAAATATTTGCCACCTCTCATCTTTCTTCATGTGACATCCTACAGGTGGATTGAAATGGGTGGATTGATACAGGTGGATTGAAATGATGTGATATGTCTGATTGAATATAGTATAATAATGGCACGTCTATATTAGAGAGGTTTGCATTGGAATCGGATCTGATGTTTTTGCAAATGATCGGTCCAAACCTGACCCGACCAGGCTTCATGAAGACAAATCAgaacaaacaataataatttggCACAACTGTAGGAGATATTTCTTCGTAACATATTATTTGATGTGGCCTAAAAATTCCCCAATAAACCTAATGCAGTAAGTTGCTGTGCAATTTTGAGTTTCCCGAACCTTCTAATTTCTGCAGTGTGTGGCAAACATGCTATTAAACAGTGAGCAGAGACAAAACACCACGAGACAATATGATGTGAATCCAGTATTCACTCTTCTTTcagctcattttttttttagattagattagattagattaaactttattgtcattgcacagtacaagtacaacgAAATGCACTCTGAACCGACTCCAACCCACAGAGGGATATCCGGCTTTATAGCAACGACAAGCTCGGCTCACCTGCTAGTCTGCTGTTTGCTGCTGGTCTGGTTATTCAGGTTCACTAAATCTCCTGGCTGCATCATCTGACACTTTACACACTGACTTCCTTTATTAGTGAGGTGCAACTTTAATATGCAGCAATGTCAATTTAAATTCCAAAGacttatcattattataattatgacaCAGAATATATCGTTACAATAGGATAGTGATAGCACATAATCACCTCAATTTTGTACACACTATGACTGGGTTATATTTAGTGCCTGCAGATTTCTTACCCAATGTTCCCTCTGCATATTGCATCAATGCTTCATAGACTTCAAATAGGGACTCATGTATTTCCAGCTTCAATAACTCTGCTGCTGGTCATTGAGGAAGAGTCTCAGCTGCTTGTGAAGCTAACCGCAGCAGAACAGGAATATAAGGAAATGAGGCAGTGGACGCTCCGGTTTCACTTCCACATCAGGAGAAAGCTGGAGAATCATTAACTGTTTCATGTAAGAGGCTCAGAAGGCTTTTGGGAAGTCAGAATAAAATCCATACTAGACAGGAAGCGTTGTAATGAAGttgttatttaatgttattAAACACGCATACCCGTTCCTATGATCAAAATGGCTCCGGACATTAGGAGGTGGCAACACGTTGTAAACAGGCTGTGGCACATTAAGATTTGGGGATTCTACCGTAATGTATGTTATACGGGGGAAGGTTGATATCAAACCAATTACATTCTTTTATATCTGCTGTCAAAGGATTGATTTAAATTGTCAGTTTAATCATAGTAGTCTACAATGGTTGATAAAGATTTCAATACGTCAAAACATTGGGTAAATTTGTGTTTAAATCAAAGTGAAGCCTGTGTTGGACAATTACCGTAATTGTACAAATAGAGTTGCAATACATTTATGAGGAAATAGAAACTCAGTAGAGACCACGCCTCTGTCAAGGTCCAGCAGtgtcaatataaaacaaaataaaaaatcactggatccagatttttatttggttaGGCAACACATTTTTCACACTGATATTTATCAGTCTTTTGAAAAAGTCAGTAAATTAATCTCTcggaaatcatttaaaaattatACTATAGCTATACTATAGTATATTGAATTTGAGATGTTTGGAGAGCAACTATTGGTGAACAGTAGCTTCAAAACCCTGACAGTGGACAACAGCATAAATTACTCACCATTGTGTTTGAGTTTGCAATATTTTGTATTGAAATTATAGAAACGTGTCTCAAACAGTGCATCCACATAAGCAAAATGTTTTATACATTAAATACCATGTTATTATAATACTTCCACTTGGTGTGTAGTTAACTTGGGCCTGTAAGTTTCATTATATTTGCCAAAGAATATGTGGTTATTTCATTGTTTGATCAGGATCAGAACAAAGTTTGTATTTATCAGCACAGCGATATAGTACTGATTCTGTCCTGGGTGGGAACAGTGGGCTGTACCTGGTCCTTCtctctcatcatcaccacctttctgtctttttctcttggACTTGACTTCAGCCTCTTGTGCCTTTCCAAAGAAAAGTCTGTCTGAAGAAATCTCTTCATTTTAGTCTGTCTCAGTGAAGAAACACAAGTGttacacaacacagagagagaaatgaacagACGTCTCCCCTGAACGGTCCCGACTCTGGTCCGGAGGTAAAGCACGAAAGGTCAACACTACTTTACCTTGTATAGTTAAGAGAAGATGATCCACTCCATGGCCTCCACTCACTCACCCACCGctgccacatacacacacacacaagcaatggCTGTGATCATCAGACAAAGGAGCACATACTATTTTGCATAATTTATTTTTAGGCagttaaatcagttttttggggggtgtttgtgctgctgtggtTGAACTTGTCTTCAGGTCATGACGTTCCACCCATTTAGCAAAACAAGCTGCAAGTACTTCACAATGATCTGAAATATCAAGTCCTCCCATCCAAAGATTATATGCTCAAGGTTTTACCGGCTGATAAAATTCCAAAGCATAAATGAGCATGCCCATAAAGTGTAGGTGATTTATGGATCTGTAATGATCCGTGTTTAAACAATGGGCTGTAACAGATGAATAGATGAGATACGTTCAGTGTGAAATGGCTTGAGAAATGAATTCTGGAGGCCAGAAACACATGAAGTCACATCTGAGTATGAAAGTTGACTcatccaaataaaatgtgaccaGTAAGTTTTCTGTTCTAAGAAGAACAGCGGCTTTAAAACCTAATGGTTCAGAGTTTCTGTTCTTAGCAGAATAAAGAGACTGATTCACTCAcctgtgtttcctttagaaCACACTCTGCAACAATCTGCAGAAATGAGGGAATCCCCCGAAAACGCCCAGACATTGCTTCaaacgtgtatgtgtgtgtgtgtgtgtgtgtgtgtgtgtgtctgtgtgtagttcCGATatgactcatgttgtggggaacTAAATCTTTTTACACATTCACATTAAGGGACTTTTTTACGAGGACAAAAAGCCAGTCCCCATAACGTAAATCACAATTTCAAGTTGGAAGACTTGTTTTAAGGTTAGATTTAGGTctatgttagggttaggtgaaggGTGAGCATTAGTCAAGTTGTAACTAAGGTCAAGGTTAGAGTAATAGTCCATGATAGTCAATTTAATATCATTCAAAGTGTGTCTACATTTAGAGACCAACTTCAGACTAAATAAAAGTTGTTGGGCACACATTGTTTGATTAGGGACAAAGCCTCCATATTAAAACATG
This is a stretch of genomic DNA from Pleuronectes platessa chromosome 3, fPlePla1.1, whole genome shotgun sequence. It encodes these proteins:
- the tlr3 gene encoding toll-like receptor 3 isoform X4 yields the protein MCSPRSLHFTWIVIGCYFLTRPQHCLAYQKKTSCQVQDGRADCSHLSLSAIPPYLPGNISSLDMSHNRLLKIPPASLSPYQGLLHLDVSYNSVTKLDEGLCQTLPLLQTLNTKHNEVHLLKEADLSHCTSLIWLNMASNRLKLQGEPFSALKNLKSLDVSMNKLVSAKLSSQPQLPNLVTLNLAFNDFTALKKDDFSFLENSALLQVLNLSSVPLKTLEPGCLQSISGLHTLILDGSKMGVHVLSKLCSELSATSIDALSLQKMNLVTLPNMTFEGLQKANLTFLDLSQNSLGKIEEGTFRWLPRLQALVLTDNKIKHVTKATFQGLKSLTKLTMTKALVKSQASATPIIDDFSFQMLSALESLMLQHTALREITEHTFTGLTSLKELDMSWCSCISLRSISDKTLLSLAGSPLRRLNLTATAMAHINPRSFSVLRNLTTLLLDFNFIQQTLNGKEFEGLGQIQEIHLSNNHWKIQLNSASFINVPNLRVLTLGKSLNSTTLNLDPSPFQSLSNLTYLDLSNNNIANIRESMLKGLGNLKVLKLQHNNLARLWKDANPGGPVLYLKGAEMLTTLWMDNNGLDEIPQEALRGLTNLRELSLSNNLLDSLKDSVFDDLKSLQILRLQKNMITAVKPEVFRTPMRKLSLLVMDKNPFDCTCESILWFVTWLNSTNTTSVPDLSDQYMCNTPLAYFKHSIMHFDTLSCRDNTPFYALYLLSSTTVLMLMVTALLVRFHGWRIQFYWNVLVSRTLGFSNASVEEGREFEFDAYIIHAERDTRWVEREMVPLENENCKFYLEDRDAVAGVSVLQSIMENMKRSRKIVFVVTESLLRDPWCRQFKAQQALHQVIEASRDSVVLVFLQDVHDYKLSRTLYLRRGMLRPCCILDWPEDKDRVPAFRQKLLIALGMTNRFRD
- the tlr3 gene encoding toll-like receptor 3 isoform X3; amino-acid sequence: MQREHWVFEAMCSPRSLHFTWIVIGCYFLTRPQHCLAYQKKTSCQVQDGRADCSHLSLSAIPPYLPGNISSLDMSHNRLLKIPPASLSPYQGLLHLDVSYNSVTKLDEGLCQTLPLLQTLNTKHNEVHLLKEADLSHCTSLIWLNMASNRLKLQGEPFSALKNLKSLDVSMNKLVSAKLSSQPQLPNLVTLNLAFNDFTALKKDDFSFLENSALLQVLNLSSVPLKTLEPGCLQSISGLHTLILDGSKMGVHVLSKLCSELSATSIDALSLQKMNLVTLPNMTFEGLQKANLTFLDLSQNSLGKIEEGTFRWLPRLQALVLTDNKIKHVTKATFQGLKSLTKLTMTKALVKSQASATPIIDDFSFQMLSALESLMLQHTALREITEHTFTGLTSLKELDMSWCSCISLRSISDKTLLSLAGSPLRRLNLTATAMAHINPRSFSVLRNLTTLLLDFNFIQQTLNGKEFEGLGQIQEIHLSNNHWKIQLNSASFINVPNLRVLTLGKSLNSTTLNLDPSPFQSLSNLTYLDLSNNNIANIRESMLKGLGNLKVLKLQHNNLARLWKDANPGGPVLYLKGAEMLTTLWMDNNGLDEIPQEALRGLTNLRELSLSNNLLDSLKDSVFDDLKSLQILRLQKNMITAVKPEVFRTPMRKLSLLVMDKNPFDCTCESILWFVTWLNSTNTTSVPDLSDQYMCNTPLAYFKHSIMHFDTLSCRDNTPFYALYLLSSTTVLMLMVTALLVRFHGWRIQFYWNVLVSRTLGFSNASVEEGREFEFDAYIIHAERDTRWVEREMVPLENENCKFYLEDRDAVAGVSVLQSIMENMKRSRKIVFVVTESLLRDPWCRQFKAQQALHQVIEASRDSVVLVFLQDVHDYKLSRTLYLRRGMLRPCCILDWPEDKDRVPAFRQKLLIALGMTNRFRD